gtttgtaaatttACTGGCTCTGGTCCATCTCAGTTATCCATCGTTCATAACTTTATAATATACGNtgtttgtgtttgtgtttgtgtttgtgtttgtttgtttgtgtttgtgtttgtaaatttACTGGCTCTGGTCCATCTCAGTTATCCATCGTTCATAACTTTATAATATACGTACGTGTTTACTCGAGGATACGTACGTGTTTACTCAAGGTAGATACATACTTCTTATGGAGGatgcataatcataaaaattCATACTAACAtggtgtctctgtctctgtctctgtgttgtcCCTTGTCCCTCAGTGACAGTGACGGGggttacatggacatgaataaagAGGAGAGCATTCAGTACGTGGCCATGAAGGAGCTCAGCTACGCCGACATCGAACCCGTCGTGTACGAGACGCCGTACACAGCGGCAGGTGAGACATGGACAATCTTTGTCATTGAACAGGAAGTAGTCTCTGAAAACAATAATGTCCTCATACAgagacattatttttattttcaaagaaatgtgaAACTGTTTATTTCAACACCTGAACATCAAGTCCCCAAACGAGACAATAGTCATGTCTCAATGTCCTCAAACAAGACGATAATTAAGTCTCAGTGTCCTCAAATGAGACGATAATTATGTCTCGGTGTCCTCAAACGAGACGATAATTATGTCGCGGTGTCCTCAAACGAGACGATAATTATGTCTCAGTGTCCCATTATGTTTTTGCTGCCACTAGGTAGCACAAAAACTGTCTCTGAATGAGGACAACGGGTCAGAGTTTAGGACAAGTAAGTTTGAGCTGcagcaaaactaaaactgtCTCAGGAGGTTATTGATATAACACCTGCACAATAATGTCTCTGTCTGTCGCTCTGTTATGTAACTGGTCCTGTGGCTGTCTCTCAGACCGGCAGGAGGCGTCCCCTGTCCTCCTCAGTGACTCTTCTGTCCTCAGTCTGAGCGACCTCCTCAGTTTCTCCTACCAGGTGTCTCAGGCCATGGACTTCCTGTCTTCCAGAAATGTATGACCACACGTCAGCAAATCACTAGTTCATGTTGACAAGTGATGTTGCGTTTTGACACGTCATGTTGAGATGTTGATGCGTGTTACGTGTCCTCAGTGTGTCCACAGAGACCTGGCGGCTAGGAACGTCCTGGTCTGTGAGGGGAAGCTGGTGAAGATCTGTGACTTTGGTTTGGCTCGAGATTTGACCAAAGACCGGGACTACGTCGCCAGAGGAAACGTCAGTGAACCTTTAACAGTTTCATTGTCAGAGCTAAAAACCTGCAGATGTGTCTTTTGGTGCCTCATGTCCCCACCCATGTTCCCCCTCATGTCCCCTTTGATGTCCCCTCAGAGCTTCTTGCCCGTGAAGTGGATGTCTCCAGAGAGTATCTTCCAGAACATCTACAGCTCTCAGAGCGACGTCTGGTCCTACGGCGTCCTGCTGTGGGAGATCTTCTCTCTGGGTAAACCACTCTGAACCAGTCTAAACCAGTATGAACCAGTCTGACCCAGTATGAACCATTCTAAACCAGTATGAACCATTCGAAACCAGTCTAAACCTGTATGAACCAGTCTGCTCCAGTCTGAACCATTCTAAACCAGTCTGACCCAGTCTGAACCAGTCTAAACCAGTATGAACCAGTCAAATCCAGTACAAACCAATACACAGTCCTCCcactactgtgtgtgttttgtcccAGGTGGGAGCCCATACCCGGACGTCCCGATGACGCAGGAGTTCTACTCGTCTCTGAAGAGCGGCTACAGGATGAGTCGACCCGAACACGCTCCGGAGGACATGTACGTCCCTCAACTCTCTGCTGTCAAACCTACATGTGTCCTCGAACGAGTCAAATGTGTAAATTCCCAATATCGTCAAACGTGGACTGTTTGACGATTTGTCTGTTTTCGTCTCTCAAACTTTTTTGGGGtccagatcagctgatctgaaTCCGTCCAATCAGCTCTGAGCGTGTTCACTCTGAGTTCGGCGCGTGCACGACCTCCATAAAAAGCCATCATCAACGGAGCCCCGATACCTCGATTCACCGCCGCGACCGCCGAGAAACAGAAACCGAGCTTCTTGAGCCCGTCGGAGCTCGAGGTTCTCGTGCTGCCTACGGAGAACACGAGCTCATATTTAGGAAGAAAAGTAACAGCtgcagggttagggttagctGGCTAACCCAGCTACGGAGAGAAAAGCATCATGGGAGAAAATCGACGCCCGTGTCGTCTGTGTCAACACGTACGTTTGAACGCACGTGTGCGTCGAGCGAACACTAAGCGCGCTTTATTAAAATGGTGGCGTGCAGGTGAAGCAGTGAGGGAGAGGATAAATGCTGGTCTTCATCTGGGTTCAGGCCCTCAGGGGGAAAACGCTCTctgaagcagctgaaaatgaaatctaTAAAAACATCGTTCAGAAAGGTCGACGGATTTCACTCCGCCGTGATCGTAGGCCGACCTCACTTTGGTTTGATTCGTATTTGACGTTAAACGGAGTAAATCTTCGTTCGGCGGCCGTTTGGACGTGTAGTCATTTAAAGgccatcaggatgctgtttggaCACATAAATGTCCTCTGGACTCATGTCCTGCTGAGgacattcatatttaatattgatataaagctcacagcaaaaacaccacaggagCTTTGTTTATGGGCCTGAGAGTTACTGTGATGATTGTGGGTTAGATTATGGTGACACACGTGTGGGGACGGGACTTTTATTAActgatatttattattgatttggtTTACTGTCTTTTACTGTATGGTGGTATTTTAGCTTCTTGgatgatttaaattttaaatttaatttattattggagttttgttttattttattctttttactatattaattttatattttatttcttattttttatatactttatcCATACTGGAGTCATTGATGTGAAGTCATTTCTACATGAGCGATTACTTATTTTTGGACTTCTTTGTGCAGTTAGAGTGAACAACACAGACCTGAATGGGGGAAAAGACAGATAGCTGAAGTCTGTCTGGCTTTGTTGTGTTGCTGTAatgttgtatgttgtttttatggcatgaaattgtattttcttttattttttaagactctttcagaaaatgttgtgaaatgagACGAcgcttgttttctctttcttataTGAGGATGGGTGGTACACCAGTTACTGTCATTATTTGTtaagaaacacactcacaggtGATTCATTGTCTCACACCTGCGCACACGACATAGGCAGAGCATTATCTGTTCGGATCAgtattgtaaaaaaatgtgtttaaaactcTTGAAGAAGGTCATAGACCTACATTCTGTTGTAtatcacattttctaaatactTAAGAAAACTTGTAAAATTGACAGCAGACAGTGTTTATATTAACTATATGATGAATATACACTTACCTGTAACATACTGTATCTTAACAATTTCTCCAAAACTTTCTGATTGACTCATGATATTTTAACCAGTTCATGAACCTACAGCCATAACCACTGAGCACTTCCCTGAGAGCCTGTAGCTCCACCTGTCTCCAGTCTCCTGCCACtgcaactgctgctgctgctgcctgataacagatttcacaaaaatatcacatacaTGTACTCTGGGTAATTCTGAAAATATGAAGCTAACAGATCACTGATAAACATCTTACAGCTTTTCAGACATATGATATGTAACATTGCACATAGTAGGTCTATGctatattgttatattattatattattactttatttatgtattaaattATGATAGAATTACTAACGGCACCAGTTCCTTACAATTTAAGTTTTTCCTCCAAGATCCAACATAGTTTTTTCCCTTAAGTTGTCATTTACTTTGTCAATAGTAAACTTGCCTTATTGTAAGAGGAATGAGTATAATACTTATGAAGGTCATACAATGcacaatgtaaatgttttgctaACATTAAATGTTAACTAAGATACAAACATGTCAATTAATGTTAAATATCTATCTAAATATGTAACTTAACGTTAAATTATAATTTCAACATGTTCGCTAATGTTAAAAGTGAGCTAAACATGTTACTTAAcattaaatgtttattcataT
The sequence above is a segment of the Plectropomus leopardus isolate mb unplaced genomic scaffold, YSFRI_Pleo_2.0 unplaced_scaffold4352, whole genome shotgun sequence genome. Coding sequences within it:
- the LOC121939218 gene encoding platelet-derived growth factor receptor beta-like, with translation MVSLSLSLCCPLSLSDSDGGYMDMNKEESIQYVAMKELSYADIEPVVYETPYTAADRQEASPVLLSDSSVLSLSDLLSFSYQVSQAMDFLSSRNCVHRDLAARNVLVCEGKLVKICDFGLARDLTKDRDYVARGNSFLPVKWMSPESIFQNIYSSQSDVWSYGVLLWEIFSLGGSPYPDVPMTQEFYSSLKSGYRMSRPEHAPEDMYVPQLSAVKPTCVLERVKC